The Candidatus Binataceae bacterium sequence GGCTAACGCCGTCCGCAGTGTACAGCAAGCTTCGGGTCAAATTGCAAACGCGCGGAGAGTGCCGCGGCGCAGCGGGAGCTTCTCTGCGTGAGCGGGCGGAAAGAACGCGCCGGCTATCGAGAAGCGCTTGAATCCCGGGGCGGACCGACGATTTCCCACTCGCGGTCAAGGTTGGTGATCGAAACCAGGTCGCCCTGCGAGTCGACCAGCGCAAGGTCGTCAGCATCCAGCCGCGGAGGCTCGTCCGTGCCCGGGTCCGTTATCCGCTCGAGGCCGCCCGCGGGCTTGATGAACTCGACGGGCGTCGCGGCGTAATAGACCAGCGTCGGCAGTTCGATGCCGGCGAAGTACAGTCGGCCGCCGCCGCGCAGCGCCGCGGTGCGCCTCGCCTTGAGCCCCATGGCGTAGCTCGGCGTGCTGCGCAGGCGTTCAAGATGATGCGCCTTAACGATCCAGCGCCACTGCATCGGCGCATGCACCACCATCAATGCGAGCGCAAAGGCGCCCAAGCCCGTCACTACCGGCCTCTGCGGACCGCGGTAATCGAGCGCGTGCGCGGCCAGAGCTCCCGCCAGCAACGCCGTCGGCACGCATGCCGGCAGCACATACCAGGGCAGCTTGGTCTGCACCGCGCACGCCGCGCCCAGCGCGACCAGCAGCCAGAGAATCCACAGGCCGGCCGCCGGAGTCAGTGATCTCCAAAGGTCAGCGGCGCCGGCACACACGCCAGCTACCGAGCGGCTTTTAAGCGCGGCCGCCGCGAGCGCCAACGCGGGCAGAATAAGCGGCCAGAGAAATTTAATTTCCCTGCCGAAGCCGGACAACGTGGACCATCCGGAGTGAGTCTCGTCCTCGAGATGGCGTGCAATACGGGCGAGCGTCTCATGATGGACGAAGCTGGTCCAGAAAAGCGGATTGTACAGGGCCTCGTGGAGGTACCAGGGCGCCGCCACCGCAGCCGCGCATCCGAGGACAATCGCGAGGCCGGTCGTGCCGATCGCCTCGAAGCCGGGCAACACAAGCACCGCGAGCGGTGCGGCGATTAGGGGGATGGTCCCGGCAAGCCCCTTGCTCAGGATCGCCATACCGCTGGCCACGCCTGCGAGCGCGCAAAAGCGCCGATCCTTGCGCGCGTGCAAGATCGCGTAAAACGCGAGCGTCAGGAAGAAGAGCAGCGGCGCGTCCGTCGCGCACTCGCGTCCGCCCCGGGCCACGAAAAAATAGAATTGCAGCGGCGCCAGCGCCGCCAGCATCCCCGCCAGCCGCCCGGCAGCACCGGCTGCCGTAAAATAGATCAACAGCAGCGTCCCGAGGCCGGCAAGGACCGAGGGCAGCCGCGCCGCAGCCTCGCTTTCGCCGAAGA is a genomic window containing:
- a CDS encoding glycosyltransferase family 39 protein, which translates into the protein MRFRFELLLILALGGFALGSGMSAAPLVDWDEATYAEVAHEAIVNHSYLDFTWNGKGYVKKPPLLFWALVGSFNVFGESEAAARLPSVLAGLGTLLLIYFTAAGAAGRLAGMLAALAPLQFYFFVARGGRECATDAPLLFFLTLAFYAILHARKDRRFCALAGVASGMAILSKGLAGTIPLIAAPLAVLVLPGFEAIGTTGLAIVLGCAAAVAAPWYLHEALYNPLFWTSFVHHETLARIARHLEDETHSGWSTLSGFGREIKFLWPLILPALALAAAALKSRSVAGVCAGAADLWRSLTPAAGLWILWLLVALGAACAVQTKLPWYVLPACVPTALLAGALAAHALDYRGPQRPVVTGLGAFALALMVVHAPMQWRWIVKAHHLERLRSTPSYAMGLKARRTAALRGGGRLYFAGIELPTLVYYAATPVEFIKPAGGLERITDPGTDEPPRLDADDLALVDSQGDLVSITNLDREWEIVGPPRDSSASR